Within Coregonus clupeaformis isolate EN_2021a chromosome 20, ASM2061545v1, whole genome shotgun sequence, the genomic segment atctacagtatctacaataTGTATCACTATATCTAGCTTATATttctatatctacagtatctatactTCACTGATGTGTGTAGTGAACACTGGTGCTGGGCTAGAGAGGTCCAGTCTTATAGCTCTGCTGTCCTGCTATGGCACAATGTTCTTCAATATCATAAAGTTCCACAGTTGTAGAGTGCAAGGAAAATAGCCCTTTTCTATGGTAAATTCCAGGATCGCAAAATAAAAGCTTTTTTTAATATATTATTTTTTGGTGCTCATCTCATGTACAGTTGTGTGCTCACACCTGGGACTTTTCATAGTCACATACATATcaatgcatttacattttagtcatttagcagacgctcttatccagagagacttattGGAGCAAttggagttaagtgccttgctcaagtgcacatcaaCTAGTCGGCttagggattcgaaccagcgacctttcggttactggcccaacgctcttaaccactacgcTACCTGCTGCCCCATTTTTTAATTCTCCCAATTAATACTCAATTTCTTAGTAAGATTCTTTTCTACAGACAAACCGTAAATCAATTGCTCTGGAAtagtatacttaagcaataaggcacgagggggtgtggtatatggccaacataccatcgctaagggttgttcttatgcctggatacagccctcagccgtggtatatttgccatataccacaaacccctgaggtgtcTGATTGCTATTATATATtgcttaccaacgtaattagagcagtaaaaataattgTTTTGTCATTCCCCattgtatacggtctgatataccccggctttcagccaatcagcatttaggcctcaaaccacccagtttataaaataCAAGTGACCTTTGGTATGTTCAGAGCACTGGTGTGGCAAAAGCCTGTTTGTGTGAAAAAGTtagtgtctgcgtcccaaattacaccctaatCCCCATGAGCAAAAGTAGTGCAaccataaagggaatagggtgccatttgggatgctgtcaCGTTGTGCGCTTTGACTCTTCCCTTCAAAGATTACTCCATAATCTGTGTGCTTTATCTTAGAATGGAGCAACATGGTCGTTTTTCATCGTCCAATGTTGACAAAGCAAAAGAATGGttagacaggagacaggacatCAAATAATATTTCACAAATCTCAGTTTAATCATTAAACCATTATTCATTGATTCAAAAGTATCCTGTTGAAAAAACATACATTCTATACATAAACCAAGACCCCACTCCCGATTGAATTCATGGTGGCTATATACATGCAAAAGAGCTGTGTATTCTATGGAAAATACACAACTAAAATAAAATACATCGAATTTAGATATAAAAAAATTACTTTCCCTTTAACAAGTGATAATGGACCAAAATAAGATTCAAACGGTAGGGTTGCAAAATCCTAGTCACTTTCCCAAAATTCAGAGGTtgtccagaaatcccagttggaagattcccAGAATCAGGAAGGAATAAACAGGAGATCaaaaatcctccaaccaggaaaacctgggaattttttTTAAGTTAATGGAACTTTGCAAACCTTCACAACACTCAAGTAGGCGACAAGGCTAACACATACAACATATAGAAAGACAATGTGATAAAGATCTCAAACTGTACGTAGACTATGACGCTGGGACATAAATGCACCCAAAAAGGCACACTAATCCTATACTTACCACTGTCTATAAAacgttaggaacaccttcctaatattgagttgcatccccttttgccctcagaacagcctcaattcgttccAGGCATGGACTacatggtgtcgaaagcgttccacagggatgctggcccatgttgactccaaagcttcccacagttgtgtcaagttggctggatttcctttgggtggtggaccattcgtaatacacacagaaaactgttgagcgtgaaaaacccagcagagttgcagttcttgacacacaaaccggtgtgcctggcacctactaccaaaccctgttcaaaggcacttaaatattttgtctcaaggctttattattaaaattattatttaacctgtctcctccccttcatctacactgattgaagtggatttaacaagtgacatcaataagggatcatagcgttcacctggattcacctggtcagtatatgtcatggaaagagcaggtgttcctaatgttttgtacactccgtgtacTGCTTTCGACCAGAGACCTATAgaccccggtcaaaagtagtgcactatataaaagGACTTGGGTGTCATTTCTGACATCCCTACTGTACTGGTCATGATACAATCCTCAAGCCTTGTATTGGACAAAATAAGACAAGGACCTTCGATAAGCATTTCCCTCATAAAATAAttcactaaaacacacacacaggcccttcAGTGATCGGAACGCTTATCACAACCTGTACATTTAGTCCAGTTCAGTTCAGTTTAAAGCAGGTTCTTTGTGAATAGTAGGGTGGATACACAGATACAGCATAATGGATCAAGACTGTCCTTTCATTCTCACTACCAGCCAACAGTAACACAGCCAAGGCtgacagggtcatgttcattagaaCCAAAAGGAAAAAACGTACTCAAACAGGGAGGGCTTACCTGAACCTGGTCCAATAAGGAACACACTAGTTTTCATTTTCCGTTTCAAAGTATTTTAAAGTGTTTCGCCCTACTGAACAAAACCCAGGTTCCTCTGGATGGGTAACAGAGCTATACTCTTAGGGAAGGAGATCCACAAGGCACTTCGATAATAACACACCATCTTACCGCCCACCATTCATTCACAGTGTCAGAGGCAGTGTCAAGTCCCTCTTGTAGTATACAGAGAATGCATTGGAAAACTTTGGTAGAGTGAGAGCGCGAGCGAGCGAAATGATCGATCACATGACAGAGCAGCACTGGCAGGTCTTGCGTTTGGGAGCCACACCGACCCCTCCCTCCGCCTCTCCCCTGGTAGGGGTGAGTGTCTCTGGGGCGGCTGGAGCCTGCTCCCCCAGGGCCAGGGTCTGGGCCTTGGATGGGAACAGCAAGGGCTCCTGCTCTGGCTCTGACTCAGTCTGGGGTTCCACTAAGGACACCTCCAGGAACTGGCCCCCAGGGAGGGTGGCTGTTTCTGGGGCCACCAAGGCCACCTCTTCCCCCTTGACTTCCACTTCAGTCTTCACTTCCGCATCACCCTCTGCCGGCTCGCCTGCAGCCTCTCCCTCTGTGTCGGGCCTGGGGGTGAGTGAGGTCTCAGAGTAGACGGGAACGGCCGCCACAGCGCCATCTAGGGCATCATCTGGGGACTGCAGGTCAGACACAGGAGCTTCCTCTACTGGCTGTGCCTCTCCACCACCGTTCGCCCCACCCTCCATCTGTCCTTCTCCTAAATCTCCTGTTACTGTGTCCATCTGTCCTTCTCCTAAATCTCCTGTTACTGTGTCCATCTGTCCTTCTCCTAAATCTCCTGTTACTGTGTCCATCTGTCCTTCTCCTAAATCTCCTGTTACTGTGTCCATCTGTCCTTCTCCTAAATCTCCTGTTACTGTGTCCATCTGTCCTTCTCCTAAATCTCCTGTTACTGTGTCCATCTGTCCTTCTCCTAAATCTCCTGTTACTGTGTCCATCTGTCCTTCTCCTAAATCTCCTGTTACTGTGTCCATCTGTCCTTCTCCTAAATCTCCTGTTACTGTGTCCATCTGTCCTTCTCCTAAATCTCCTGTTACTGTGTCTGCCTCCACCTCAGTCTCTTTTGCTACTTCTGAGGACTCTTCAGGAGTTGTCTCTGGTTTCACcttctcatctcctccttcctcagGAGATTCTGAACTCTGATTGGACGCGGCCGAGTCTACTTCTAGTTCCTGACCCGGAGGGGAAAGGTCATCGGCCAGCTCGTCTCCCTCGTCCGTGATAGTCACTCGCTCCGCTCGCATCATGATCAATCCTCCTTCCTCGTCGTCCTCGATTAACGGAGCCTCGCTTGGCTCCGCCTCAGTGAACCCCAGGAACGTCATGGTAACTGTACCGTCGCCAGGGATGACAGTCACTGGACCGTTGGGCAGTCCGCCGTCTGATGCATCGTGGGTAGCAGcttgcccctccccctctcctctcccattggTGAGGATCTCAGCTCTTTCCAATAGAGCTGCCTCCACTGTTCCTAGAACTGTGACAAGAGAGACAGATCATAGTTAGGAAATGTTGAAATCATCTTCCCAGCCTTCTATCAGCAAGACCATTGGCAAACACGCACATTCATCTTACCAAGCTCTGCAAAGCCCAGCTAGAATAGTGAGCACAGAAGAAACAGGAGAGTTGAACATTTGTTGGAACTTGGAGAAAGTTATGGAGAGTGAAGGAGAAAGACAAGAAAAGAGGCCGGCCAATGGAACGAGTGACATTAGAAATCCAAAAGAAGAGAAGGGAGTGCAGCTTACAGAATCACCGCTGTTCTATTCTGGACTCATGACAGAAGGTCATAATGATAAGAGGGACATTTTAGCACCAAGCCAAAGGCATGTTGCCAGTCCCTGTGACCCTGAATCCAACCAACCAGAACATTTCCACTGACTTGGCTTGTGTTGTGTGCTCTTTgccccatagaaatataattactagaccCATCATGGTGCAGCCAAACAGCAGTGGTCTAATGGGATGTTCACGTTATATAAATAATATTTCTGTGCTTTACCCTCTGATAACTTAACTTAACACATGAGATTCTTCATCAGCATCAATGTATATGTATTCCATATCATTAAAATGCATAGATATTCActgtatgcatgtatgaactTCCACTGACGTATGAATACAATGTTTCGCCTTTGTAATACAAATGCCATCAAAGGCTAGTACAGTCTGTAGCATCTTCTGGGACTACAACCCATTTGAGTTGATTCAGAGTGGAGGAGCGATGACGTTAACATTGTTAACCCCTTACCGGATTCGGCCACTACTTCTTCCTGTCCATTCTCCAAGATAACTGCATGGACTGCTTCTGTGGGAATAGGTAGATGGAAATAACACTTTTTTTAAATCAGTGTTTTATTAAGCCCACCATTCAACTGAAGATCGAAGGGAATTTCAAATCAACTGTCCCGATTCTGGTCGGGTTATTTAAAATCATGTATTTTTACCACACATCACATTCATTATCAACTCAAACAGAAACATAAAGACGTATTATTTTATCTTTCCGCAATTAAATTGATTGAATCAAGTAATATAAAGAAGTGCTAGTGGAACAACGATTGCTACCAGCGGTTGCTAACAGTAACAGGTGGTGACAGCTAGACAGTCATTAGTTCATTCACAGACAGGTCACACCTACCTGCTGTAGCCTCCACCACCATCGCTGCATTCTAttggaggagacagacacaggcgGGGTTAGATAGGCACATTCCATTCTTTAATTATTTTCAGTCTCAAGTTGTAACCATGACCATAATGAGCAATGCCATTATAAGAGTAGATGAACGTCGTCATTCATGCATTTTCAACCCACAAGGGGATGCAAATTAGCCTTTCGGGCCCACCTTCCACCAGTGACTATTCAATACTAAATATGCCTACCTTAACAAGGTAGACTCAGCGGAATGACGTTGCCACAAGCAGCAcagcagatattgagatgagtgagatgcaaagacttctctctcacacagtcacacacagtatctgcacgTCTACAGGGTTCGCTTCGTTACAGCCTGGTAGCCAGGGCACGAAAACAGCATATAAGTTGAGCCtcgcgcttcaacgctcttagttgttgcagaAATTGATCCACTATGCAGTTTACTTTATGCATCTACGTCAAatcactgagtctacctttaaagagGGTGGGAGCACACTCTCTTTATAACAAGAGCAAATTGTTGTGAGTAGTTCCATCTCTGCCATGCCACAAAAAGCCGCTATCATACGAGTCAACCTTCACTGGTCTGCTCCTAGTCTACGAGTCAAAATAACACGCTCGGTTTGTGATTCACGTCTCTACAACAACCTCTAAAAATCAAGGTTAGGAGAAGAAATACAAACAAAAGAACAAAAGACTTGAAGAGGAGAAGATAATTTTTGTTCTAAAATAAAAGGTCATTCTGAGGTAAACAGTCACGGTTTCCTTGAGGTGGAACGATTATACACGTCTAAGTGGTACATTGTTTATGCAAGAAGGGCCTTTCTAAAGTTCCTGCTTCTGAACAAGAGGTGCTACATCAAAGCTGCATTAACGTATTATTATGGAAAAATGTATTATTAATCTAAAAGGAGCCTCGTCGGTCAGGACTGGTGGGAAGAATTGACGTAATGATGGGGCTACTTGTTCTGCATGTATTCTAGCTAGCCCATTCAAttggtttgtgtgcgtgtgtatcagtgtgtgtttatgtgcgtTACTCACAGCTTGGCCATCCTAATtctttctccctctgtgtgtgtgtgtggtgtaggtGTACACGTTTTAGTACCAGAAGGCCTCACAAGAATAGCAAACTAACTAAAATTCagagaagtgaggacattttgcTGGTCCTCACTTGTAAAAAAGTATATTTTAGGCTAAGGGGTTAGAATTagagtttagggttaggggaaaaatggGAATAATTTGTTGGTCCCCAAAAGGTCCTCACAAGTACAGTAAGACATAGTGTGTGTCACTCACAGCTTGGCCATCCTCCAtctgctgctccagtttctcctcctcctccactaacCGTTGACTCTCTGTCTgcaacctgacacacacacatagacacacgcaCTTTGTTGGCGTTCCATTACAATCTCAGCCAGAACAAACCATTCACTTTTAACCTTGCATTGATAAAGGCAGTGCTTTCATACACTTACAGTACATGAAATACACTATAAACACTATGAGGTGTAGAGACTATAAACACTATGAGGTGTAGAGACTATAAACACTATGAGGTGTAGAGACTATAAACACTGAGGTGTAGAGACTATAAACACTATGAGGTGTAGAGACTAAACACTACGAGGTGTAgagactatacagtgagggaaaaaagtatttgatcccctgctgatgttgtacgtttgcccactgacaaagaaatgatcagtctataattttaatggtaggtttatttgaactgtgagagacagaataacaacaaaaatatccagaaaaacgcatgtcaaaaatgttatacatttatttgcattttaatgagggaaataagtatttgaccccctctcaatcagaaagatttctggctcccaggtgtcttttatacaggtaacgagctgagattaggagcacactcctaaagggagtgctcctaatcgcagcttgttacctgtataaaagacacctgtccacagaagcaatcaatcaatcagattccaaactctccaccatggccaagaccaaagagctctccaaagatgtcagggacaagattgtagacctacacaaggctggaatgggctacaagaccatcgccaagcagcttggtgagaaggtgacaacagttggtgcgattatttgcaaatggagaaacacaaaataactgtcaatctccctcggcctggggctccatgcaagatctcacctcgtggagttgcaatgatcatgagaacggtgaggaatcagcccagaactacacgggaggatcttgtcaatgatctcaaggcagctgggaccatagtcaccaagaaaacaattggtaacacactacgccgtgaaggactgaaatcctgcagcgcccgcaaggtccccctgctcaagaaagcacatatacagggccgtctgaagtttgccaatgaacatctgaatgattcagaggagaactgggtgaaagtgttgtggtcagatgagaccaaaatcgagctctttggcatcaactcaactcgccgtgtttggaagaggaggaatgctgcctatgaccccaagaacaccatccccaccgtcaaacatggtggtggaaacattatgctttgggggtgtttttctgctaaggggacaggacaatcccataaaaaatctgtggagggagctgaaagttcaagttgccaaacgtcagcctcaaaactttagtgacttggagaagatatgcaaagaggagtggaacaaaatccctcctgagatgtgtgcaaacctggtggccaactacaagaaacgtctgacctctgattgccaacaagggttttgccaccaagtactaagtaatgttttgcagaggggtcaaatacttatttccctcattaaaatgcaaatcaatttataacatttttgacatgcgtttttctggattttgttgttgttattctgtctctcactgttcaaataaacctaccattaaaattagactgatcatgtctttgtcagtgggcaaacatacaaaatcagcaggggatcaaatacttttttccctcactgtaaacatTAAGGTGTAGAGACTATAAATATTAAGGTGTAGAGACTATAAACACTATGAGGTGTAGAGACTATAAACACTACGAGGTGTAGAGACTATAAACACTACGAGGTGTAGAGACTATAAACACTACGAGGTGTAGAGACTATAAACACTACGAGGTGTAGAGACTAAACACTACGAGGTGTAGAGACTATAAACACTGAGGTGTAGAGACTATAAACACTATGAGGTGTAGAGACTATAAACACTATGAGGTGTAGAGACTATAAACACTATGAGGTGTAGAGACTATAAACACTATGAGGTGTAGAGACTATAAACACTATGAGGTGTAGAGACTATAAACACTATGAGGTGTAGAGACTATAAACACTATGAGGTGTAGAGACTATAAACACTATGAGGTGTAGAGACTATAAACACTATGAGGTGTAGAGACTATAAACACTATGAGGTGTAGAGACTATAAACACTATGAGGTGTAGAGACTATAAACACTGAGGTGTAGAGACTATAAACACTATGAGGTGTAGAGACTATAAACACTATAAGGTGTAGAGACTATAAACACTATGAGGTGTAGAGACTATAAACACTGAGGTTTAACAAACAGCCACAACCCTAGAAAGAAACATGGAGAGTATAGAAAGTCTTCGAAAGTAAGAATATTTATACAGCTACTGTGTAGACTATGAGGTGAGGCTGGCCTCCTACAAACACCCACTGCATGTACGGCCCAAGAAAGATACTAGAAAAAAAAGTGTGGTGAGTATCTAGTGAGTCTACAGGTAATGTGGTGAGTATCTAGTGAGTCTACAGGTAATGTGGTGAGTATCTAGTGAGTCTACAGGTAATGTGGTGAGTATCTAGTGAGTCTACAGGTAATGTGGTGAGTATCTAGTGAGTATACAGGTAATGTGGTGAGTATCTAGTGAGTCTACAGGTAATGTGGTGAGTATCTAGTGAGTCTACAGGTAATGTGGTGAGTATCAAGTTTTTTTTGtgcttttttatttaacctttatttaactaggcatgtcagttaagaacaaattcttatttacaatgacggcctaccctggccatacctggacgacactgggccaattgtgcgccgccctatgggactcccaaacccggactatttgcactgcccccccaccccatcctttttacgctgctgctactctgttaagtatttatgcatagtcactttaactctacccacatgtacatattacctcaactagccggtgcccccgcacattgactctgcaacggtacccccctgtatatatagcctccctactgtcactttattttacttctgctcttttttttctcaacacttttttgttgttgttttattcttactttttttgtttaaaataaatgcactgttggttaagggctgtaagtaagcatttcactgtaatgtctgcacctgttgtattcggcgcatgtgaccaataaaatttgatttgaaacacggccggttgtgatacagcctggaaacgaacaagggtctgtagtgacgcctcaagcacagagatgcagtgccttagaccgctgcgccacttgggtgTCCATTACCTGTAGACTCTAGTGAGTCTACAGGTAATGTGGCGAGTCTACAGGTAATGTGGCGAGTCTACAGGTAATGTGGCGAGTCTACAGGTAATGTGGCGAGTATGGGGTGTACAATAGAAGATTCCTACTTGTCTATGCGTTGCTCCATCTCCTGGGCCTGGGAGCCCCACAGTGGGGAACGGGGCTCTGAGGATGTGGGGGAGGAGGGGCCGTCCATCAGCCACTGGTCTCTCAGAGACTTCCtctggatggagagagagcggtAGCACGAGAGGGAGCGAGATGGAGAGgacacagggagagaggacagagggaaagagaggacagagggagagagagagaggacagagggagagagagagaggacagagggagagagagagaggacagagggagaaagagagaggacacagggagagagggagaggacacaGGGAGAGACAGCGAGGACACAGGGAGAGACAGCgaggacagagggaaagagaggacagagggaaagagaggacagagggaaagagaggacagagggagagagagaggacagagggagggagagagagagaggacagagggagaaagagaggacacagggagagagggagaggacacaGGGAGAGCGTCACCACAGTCATCATCCAAATCGTGCACTCATACTCAGACACAACCATAACGCAACATGACAGTCTTTACATCTGACAGGCTTGTCTTCATTCTCACACACTATTGTTATGGTGTCAGCAGGTGGATGTGACCTTTAGACCTCCCCATCCAATTAGCATAGGTCACGTCTCTCTATTAGAACTTATTCCCCACTCCACTTCTCCCCTTCCCTTTAATAAACCCCTCAACAGGTGTCCCATTCCTTTAACCCTTTAATAAACCCCTCAACAGGTGTCCCACCCCTTTAACAAACCCCTCAACAGGTGTCCCACCCCTTTAACAAACCCCTCAACATATGTCCCATCCCTTTAACAAACCCCTCAACAGGTGTCCCACCCCTTTAACCCTTTAATAAACCCCTCAACAGATGTCCCATCCCTTTAACCCTTTAATAAACCCCTCAACAGGTGTCCCATTCCTTTAACCCTTTAATAAACCCCTCAACAGGTGTCCCATCCCTTTAACCCTTTAATAAACCCCTCAACAGGTGTCCCATCCCTTTAACCTTTCATTAAACCCCTAAACAGGTGCCTGTCCCTTTAACTCATATCCCATACATTCGGACAGGAACACACTCCTTTCTGCCCCAAGTGTGAACTTGCTCGCTTCATTTGATAGATTTAAAAAGATTACTAGCCCATGCTTACACCAATCAAATGCTTTTAAATGCATGAGGGGGAGTGAATGAGTGCACACTTTTGGGAGCAAGGTAAAGAATTGGGACACAgggtctctcctttcctctcctaccactcccttcccctcctctcccctccccgcTGGCTCCCTCTCACCACCTCAGCTGAAGGTGAACTGTAGAGCAGAGCCCTGACAGGAAGTCTGCAGAGAGCACTTCCTTCCTGTTCCTGTAGCAGCACAAGTCCTCTCAGAGTGCCAAAATGTGTTTGTAGAACACCTCCCTCTAACCAAACAGGACTAATACGAGGTTCAATTAAATGTAGCGTTTTCTCTTCTCTTCCATAATTAAGAAAGAACTCATCAAAAGGGGACCATCGTGCTCTCCCAGGAGTTTGGTTGGTGGGTAAAACCCGTAAATTCAGATAAGCAAAAAG encodes:
- the palm3 gene encoding paralemmin-3 isoform X3, with protein sequence MDEAEKYKQRLQAITEKRRLQEEQERAKRELEDERLRLQQLKRKSLRDQWLMDGPSSPTSSEPRSPLWGSQAQEMEQRIDKLQTESQRLVEEEEKLEQQMEDGQANAAMVVEATAEAVHAVILENGQEEVVAESVLGTVEAALLERAEILTNGRGEGEGQAATHDASDGGLPNGPVTVIPGDGTVTMTFLGFTEAEPSEAPLIEDDEEGGLIMMRAERVTITDEGDELADDLSPPGQELEVDSAASNQSSESPEEGGDEKVKPETTPEESSEVAKETEVEADTVTGDLGEGQMDTVTGDLGEGQMDTVTGDLGEGQMDTVTGDLGEGQMDTVTGDLGEGQMDTVTGDLGEGQMDTVTGDLGEGQMDTVTGDLGEGQMDTVTGDLGEGQMEGGANGGGEAQPVEEAPVSDLQSPDDALDGAVAAVPVYSETSLTPRPDTEGEAAGEPAEGDAEVKTEVEVKGEEVALVAPETATLPGGQFLEVSLVEPQTESEPEQEPLLFPSKAQTLALGEQAPAAPETLTPTRGEAEGGVGVAPKRKTCQCCSVM
- the palm3 gene encoding paralemmin-3 isoform X2 yields the protein MDEAEKYKQRLQAITEKRRLQEEQERAKRELEDERLRLQQLKRKSLRDQWLMDGPSSPTSSEPRSPLWGSQAQEMEQRIDKLQTESQRLVEEEEKLEQQMEDGQANAAMVVEATAAVHAVILENGQEEVVAESVLGTVEAALLERAEILTNGRGEGEGQAATHDASDGGLPNGPVTVIPGDGTVTMTFLGFTEAEPSEAPLIEDDEEGGLIMMRAERVTITDEGDELADDLSPPGQELEVDSAASNQSSESPEEGGDEKVKPETTPEESSEVAKETEVEADTVTGDLGEGQMDTVTGDLGEGQMDTVTGDLGEGQMDTVTGDLGEGQMDTVTGDLGEGQMDTVTGDLGEGQMDTVTGDLGEGQMDTVTGDLGEGQMDTVTGDLGEGQMDTVTGDLGEGQMEGGANGGGEAQPVEEAPVSDLQSPDDALDGAVAAVPVYSETSLTPRPDTEGEAAGEPAEGDAEVKTEVEVKGEEVALVAPETATLPGGQFLEVSLVEPQTESEPEQEPLLFPSKAQTLALGEQAPAAPETLTPTRGEAEGGVGVAPKRKTCQCCSVM
- the palm3 gene encoding paralemmin-3 isoform X1; the encoded protein is MDEAEKYKQRLQAITEKRRLQEEQERAKRELEDERLRLQQLKRKSLRDQWLMDGPSSPTSSEPRSPLWGSQAQEMEQRIDKLQTESQRLVEEEEKLEQQMEDGQANAAMVVEATAEAVHAVILENGQEEVVAESVLGTVEAALLERAEILTNGRGEGEGQAATHDASDGGLPNGPVTVIPGDGTVTMTFLGFTEAEPSEAPLIEDDEEGGLIMMRAERVTITDEGDELADDLSPPGQELEVDSAASNQSSESPEEGGDEKVKPETTPEESSEVAKETEVEADTVTGDLGEGQMDTVTGDLGEGQMDTVTGDLGEGQMDTVTGDLGEGQMDTVTGDLGEGQMDTVTGDLGEGQMDTVTGDLGEGQMDTVTGDLGEGQMDTVTGDLGEGQMDTVTGDLGEGQMEGGANGGGEAQPVEEAPVSDLQSPDDALDGAVAAVPVYSETSLTPRPDTEGEAAGEPAEGDAEVKTEVEVKGEEVALVAPETATLPGGQFLEVSLVEPQTESEPEQEPLLFPSKAQTLALGEQAPAAPETLTPTRGEAEGGVGVAPKRKTCQCCSVM